The following proteins come from a genomic window of Gossypium raimondii isolate GPD5lz chromosome 5, ASM2569854v1, whole genome shotgun sequence:
- the LOC105770019 gene encoding dof zinc finger protein DOF1.4, whose amino-acid sequence MIISSTANQWPQDHIDEKDLMASTARLMEKPSHEQQQQQQVLKCPRCDSSNTKFCYYNNYSLSQPRHFCKACKRYWTRGGTLRNVPVGGGCRKNKRVKRPAASATGGASPTSGANIANTPSQPQMDVSSTSSHHINPLFYGLANNPSDINLPFPRFSSRVLGAETVTGYDLQPDLNALGLGFSSGIVSSDTGDGDYRNGFNTNPTKQIQDVVTSNPLLPSYSNIFGSSSTTTTPTIASLLASTLYQHKFMNGGVKNTQLPNQLQALSPFQDLQMTGNGENGVTMKDIKVEEAQSRMDWNVPCQNQLDQMGLSDPTDYWSTTSVGAWNDPANFESSVTSLI is encoded by the exons ATGATTATCTCTTCAACTGCTAATCAATGGCCACAG GATCATATAGATGAGAAAGATTTGATGGCGTCAACAGCTAGGCTTATGGAGAAACCAAGCCATGAACAGCAACAACAGCAGCAAGTCCTCAAGTGTCCTCGTTGTGATTCTTCCAACACCAAGTTCTGCTACTACAACAACTACAGCTTGTCGCAGCCAAGACACTTTTGCAAGGCTTGTAAGCGTTATTGGACTCGAGGTGGAACTTTAAGGAACGTTCCGGTGGGTGGTGGATGTAGGAAGAACAAGCGTGTGAAGAGGCCGGCGGCTTCAGCTACCGGTGGTGCTTCTCCAACATCTGGTGCAAATATTGCTAACACTCCATCTCAACCTCAGATGGATGTTTCTTCAACCTCAAGTCATCATATCAACCCTTTGTTTTATGGGTTAGCTAATAACCCATCTGATATAAATCTTCCATTTCCTCGGTTCAGTTCAAGAGTTTTGGGTGCGGAAACAGTCACTGGTTATGATCTCCAGCCTGATTTGAACGCTCTGGGATTAGGGTTTTCTTCTGGGATAGTGTCTAGTGATACTGGGGATGGTGATTATCGAAATGGTTTTAACACTAACCCGACTAAGCAAATCCAGGATGTGGTGACTTCAAATCCACTCCTTCCAAGCTATTCCAATATCTTTGGATCTTCTAGCACCACCACGACACCAACAATTGCTTCTTTGTTAGCTTCTACACTTTACCAACACAAATTCATGAATGGTGGTGTCAAAAATACTCAACTGCCTAACCAATTGCAAGCCTTATCACCTTTCCAAGACCTTCAAATGACAGGTAACGGTGAAAATGGGGTAACCATGAAAGATATCAAAGTTGAAGAAGCGCAAAGCAGAATGGATTGGAATGTACCATGCCAGAATCAGCTCGATCAAATGGGTTTATCTGATCCTACGGATTATTGGAGCACAACAAGTGTCGGTGCTTGGAATGATCCGGCAAACTTTGAGTCCTCAGTCACTTCTCTGATCTAG